In Leisingera methylohalidivorans DSM 14336, a single genomic region encodes these proteins:
- a CDS encoding DNA gyrase inhibitor YacG, whose amino-acid sequence MSCPICGGEAQRGHRPFCSKRCADIDLGRWLNGIYAVPSLEPEDIENAPEEARQTLPADEKTPQTRH is encoded by the coding sequence ATGAGTTGCCCGATCTGCGGCGGGGAAGCGCAGAGGGGACACCGGCCTTTCTGCTCCAAACGCTGTGCTGATATTGACCTCGGCAGATGGCTGAACGGCATCTATGCGGTGCCCAGTTTGGAGCCGGAAGATATTGAAAACGCTCCGGAAGAAGCGCGGCAGACATTGCCGGCGGACGAAAAAACACCTCAAACCCGGCATTAG
- the infA gene encoding translation initiation factor IF-1 gives MAKEDTLEFPGVVKELLPNATFRVELENGHEIIAHTAGKMRKNRIRVLAGDRVQVEMTPYDLTKGRINYRFK, from the coding sequence ATGGCCAAGGAAGATACGCTCGAATTTCCCGGTGTCGTGAAGGAACTCCTGCCTAATGCGACGTTTCGGGTCGAGCTGGAAAACGGCCATGAAATCATCGCTCATACGGCAGGCAAGATGCGTAAAAACCGCATCCGTGTTCTGGCAGGCGACCGGGTCCAGGTTGAAATGACACCTTACGACCTGACCAAGGGCCGGATCAACTACCGCTTTAAATAA
- a CDS encoding ribonuclease E/G, with translation MKGRTIILDHIQDREAAALMVDGKLEDFLIDSDAPSPGTIYRARADRPVKGQGGMFLTTPDGPAFLRQVKGLAPGQMLLVQVSGIAEPGKAIPVTQKLLFKSRYAIVTPEAPGLNISRSIRDEDERDRLLEIAHEEMGETGYGLILRSACAGADSGEIAEDVAAMAALAMQVMQDEGSESEVLAEGDTPHLLAWRDWVEPADIERGSGGFERLGVLDALDIALGIREPLPGGGFLFIEPTRALVAVDVNTGSDTSLAAGVKANMAAAKALPRALRVRGLAGQIVLDLAPMPKKDRRGFETALRAAVRSESEETVLAGWTNLGHFEMQRKRSRIALREVLK, from the coding sequence ATGAAGGGCCGCACTATCATCCTCGACCATATCCAGGACCGTGAAGCCGCTGCGTTGATGGTGGATGGAAAACTGGAGGATTTCCTGATCGACAGCGACGCACCGTCGCCTGGTACGATCTACCGCGCCCGTGCCGACCGGCCGGTGAAAGGGCAGGGGGGCATGTTCTTGACCACCCCTGACGGGCCGGCCTTCCTGCGTCAGGTCAAGGGGCTGGCGCCCGGACAGATGCTTCTGGTGCAGGTCTCCGGTATTGCCGAGCCGGGCAAAGCGATCCCGGTAACCCAGAAACTGCTGTTCAAAAGCCGTTACGCCATTGTGACCCCCGAGGCGCCGGGCCTGAATATTTCGCGCAGCATCCGAGACGAAGACGAGCGAGACCGCCTGCTGGAAATTGCCCATGAGGAAATGGGCGAAACCGGATATGGGCTGATCCTGCGCTCGGCCTGCGCTGGGGCGGACAGCGGGGAGATCGCCGAAGACGTCGCTGCCATGGCCGCACTGGCAATGCAGGTGATGCAGGACGAAGGGTCCGAATCTGAGGTGCTGGCCGAAGGCGACACGCCGCATCTTCTGGCCTGGCGCGACTGGGTGGAGCCTGCGGACATAGAACGCGGCTCCGGCGGCTTTGAGCGTCTGGGGGTGCTGGACGCGCTGGACATTGCTCTGGGCATCCGTGAGCCGCTGCCAGGCGGCGGCTTCCTGTTCATCGAGCCGACCCGTGCGCTGGTTGCGGTGGACGTGAATACGGGGTCCGACACGTCGCTGGCGGCCGGTGTCAAAGCCAATATGGCTGCCGCCAAAGCATTGCCCAGAGCCTTGCGTGTGCGCGGATTGGCCGGACAGATTGTACTGGATCTTGCGCCGATGCCGAAAAAGGACCGCCGCGGTTTTGAAACAGCGTTGCGGGCGGCTGTCCGGTCCGAGTCGGAGGAGACGGTGCTGGCCGGCTGGACCAATCTTGGCCACTTCGAAATGCAGCGTAAACGCAGCCGCATCGCCCTGCGGGAGGTTTTGAAATGA
- a CDS encoding Maf family protein, with protein MAFILGSGSPRRLQLLAQLGVHPDSVRPPEIDETPLKNELPRAYCVRVTREKTEAVPAGTGDVVLCADTTVALGRRILGKPRNAGEAAEFLLALSGRRHRVITAVAVRRGDRVWEKDVVSQVKMKNLSDVELNAYLATGDWEGKAGGYAIQGPAGAFIPWISGSFTGIVGLPLSETANLLRAAGLPLYQEAAA; from the coding sequence ATGGCGTTCATTCTGGGATCGGGCAGCCCGCGGCGGCTGCAGCTACTGGCACAGCTCGGGGTGCATCCCGACAGCGTGCGTCCGCCGGAAATTGACGAAACTCCGCTTAAGAATGAGCTGCCTCGGGCCTATTGCGTGCGGGTCACGAGGGAAAAAACTGAAGCTGTCCCCGCGGGGACAGGGGATGTGGTTCTGTGTGCGGATACGACGGTGGCCTTGGGCCGCCGGATTCTGGGCAAACCACGCAATGCGGGCGAGGCGGCAGAGTTTCTGCTGGCCTTGTCGGGCCGCCGCCACCGGGTGATTACGGCAGTCGCCGTGCGCCGCGGCGACCGTGTCTGGGAAAAGGACGTGGTCAGCCAGGTAAAGATGAAAAACCTGTCGGACGTGGAATTGAACGCCTATCTCGCGACGGGCGATTGGGAAGGCAAGGCCGGAGGGTATGCCATTCAAGGCCCCGCCGGGGCGTTCATCCCGTGGATCAGCGGTTCCTTCACGGGGATAGTCGGGCTGCCGTTGTCTGAGACCGCCAACCTTTTGCGCGCCGCCGGGCTGCCATTGTATCAGGAGGCTGCCGCATGA